A genomic segment from Elusimicrobium sp. encodes:
- a CDS encoding glycosyltransferase yields the protein MKILYVITSTDVGGAEKALADLVIETAKENRVQIVCLKKLGPVAEELKQKGIEVISLEMKWYSQRGVIKKIAEIIDTFKPDLVHAMLYRAIEYTRIAIAGKGIKLLTTPHFDLSKKNILLRYTDRMLKDLDTLTVAESFSTAKYLVEKQKYLKNKVFLLPNGVDKEVFFQDKSAREKMRKQYGYSPENIIFISVARLEPVKDPLTLLQSFRNVHRSCPQARLVYVGEGKERKKIEDYIKQSNLEEAVLLAGEQKNISSWLNMADIFILTSVEESLPLSLLEALHVGLPCIVSKVGDMPLWVENGKNGFVCKPGEITLFSCFMSELILDESKREKMSSYSLKLSQRVTYTSQQYQQIYQQVFNNSFHVKTN from the coding sequence ATGAAAATTCTATATGTTATTACTTCTACAGATGTCGGCGGTGCAGAAAAAGCACTGGCTGATTTGGTTATTGAAACCGCAAAGGAAAATCGGGTGCAGATTGTTTGCCTAAAAAAGTTGGGGCCCGTGGCGGAAGAATTAAAACAAAAAGGAATAGAAGTAATTTCTTTGGAAATGAAATGGTATTCCCAGCGTGGGGTTATAAAAAAAATAGCGGAAATTATAGATACTTTTAAGCCGGATTTGGTTCATGCTATGCTTTACCGGGCTATTGAATATACGCGTATTGCTATAGCCGGAAAAGGAATCAAATTGCTCACGACTCCCCATTTTGATTTATCCAAAAAAAATATTTTGTTAAGATATACAGACCGTATGTTAAAAGATTTAGACACTCTCACGGTGGCGGAATCTTTTTCAACGGCCAAATATTTGGTTGAAAAGCAAAAATATCTTAAAAATAAGGTTTTTTTACTTCCAAACGGAGTAGATAAAGAGGTTTTTTTTCAAGATAAATCAGCCCGGGAAAAGATGCGCAAGCAGTATGGATATTCTCCCGAAAATATTATTTTTATTAGTGTAGCCCGTTTGGAACCGGTAAAAGATCCTTTAACTTTGTTGCAATCTTTTAGAAATGTCCATCGTTCTTGTCCTCAAGCCAGGTTGGTGTATGTGGGAGAGGGAAAAGAGAGAAAGAAAATAGAAGATTATATTAAACAGAGTAATTTAGAAGAGGCTGTACTTCTTGCCGGAGAACAGAAAAATATCAGCAGTTGGCTGAATATGGCTGATATTTTTATACTTACCTCTGTGGAAGAAAGCCTTCCTCTTTCTTTATTGGAAGCCTTACATGTAGGCCTGCCTTGTATAGTCAGTAAAGTGGGGGATATGCCTCTTTGGGTAGAAAACGGAAAGAACGGTTTTGTGTGTAAACCGGGTGAAATAACCCTGTTTAGTTGCTTTATGAGTGAGTTGATTTTAGATGAATCAAAAAGAGAGAAAATGTCCTCTTATTCTTTGAAACTTTCTCAAAGGGTTACCTATACTTCCCAACAGTATCAACAAATTTATCAACAAGTTTTTAATAATAGTTTTCACGTGAAAACAAATTAG
- the lepB gene encoding signal peptidase I, whose protein sequence is MELRLFIVACIMYAFTLATRYFKKKKEKKFFNSFAWWHCLFLFLILSCAVYVALFVMGGGTGEPMSVSKLSIGLVGALVCAVYGYFKSQKANEKEKNAILKADLEWSNTVYFAGFVASFVMFFFIQAFQIPSESMYNTLIKKDHLFVNKAAYGFRIPFTNIRFGEFNKIKQGDIIVFQFPAKDRKQQNCGGSQYGKDFVKRVIAMPGDTVQIIDGHPWVNGQKLPQQDYELYDDVERVSYQEEEDPALYQQLWEEHQLDQYLGIYLRDSLGPVKVPEGHYFAMGDNRDNSCDSRFWGPVPRENIKGKAWFIHWPLNRIRMIK, encoded by the coding sequence ATGGAATTGCGTTTATTTATTGTCGCGTGTATTATGTATGCTTTTACGCTTGCCACGCGTTACTTCAAAAAGAAAAAAGAGAAAAAATTCTTTAATTCTTTTGCATGGTGGCATTGTTTATTTCTTTTTCTTATCCTAAGTTGTGCGGTGTATGTTGCCCTGTTTGTGATGGGAGGGGGAACAGGGGAACCCATGTCCGTATCAAAACTTTCCATCGGTTTGGTAGGAGCATTAGTCTGTGCGGTTTACGGGTATTTTAAGAGCCAAAAAGCCAATGAAAAAGAAAAAAATGCTATCCTTAAAGCAGACTTAGAATGGAGTAATACGGTTTATTTTGCCGGTTTTGTGGCTTCTTTTGTTATGTTTTTCTTTATTCAGGCTTTCCAGATTCCTTCCGAATCTATGTATAATACTTTAATAAAGAAAGACCATTTGTTTGTAAACAAAGCTGCTTATGGTTTCCGTATTCCTTTTACAAATATCCGCTTTGGTGAATTTAATAAAATTAAACAAGGGGATATTATTGTATTTCAATTTCCCGCCAAAGATCGCAAACAACAAAACTGCGGGGGTTCCCAGTATGGCAAAGATTTTGTAAAGCGCGTTATTGCTATGCCGGGGGATACGGTACAAATCATTGATGGCCACCCTTGGGTAAACGGACAAAAACTTCCCCAACAAGACTATGAGTTGTATGATGATGTGGAGAGAGTTTCTTATCAAGAAGAGGAAGATCCTGCGCTTTATCAACAACTTTGGGAAGAACACCAATTAGACCAATACTTAGGTATTTACTTAAGAGATTCTTTAGGGCCTGTAAAGGTGCCGGAAGGCCATTATTTTGCTATGGGGGATAATCGTGATAATTCTTGCGATTCCCGTTTTTGGGGGCCGGTTCCCAGAGAGAACATAAAAGGAAAAGCCTGGTTTATTCATTGGCCTCTTAACCGTATTCGTATGATTAAATAG
- a CDS encoding ParA family protein, with translation MGEIVVVANQKGGVGKTTTSINLSYALSCLDQEVLLVDFDPQGNAGSGLGVDVADGEKSVYHLITKTASFEQVVRQTSSEMLDVLPACKNLAGAEVELVNVRGRENILKDTLAPLKEMYDYIIIDCPPSLGLLTLNALMAADSIITPVQCEFYAMDGLAHFMGTVNKIKQFLHPKLKMDGGVLTMYDSRMNLSKQVFAEVSRYFGDKVYKTPIPRNIRLAEAPSFGQAIFDYDPACRGANAYIQLGIEFLVRRGANPEMYKDFKMTGEMPVNYDFGG, from the coding sequence ATGGGAGAAATTGTAGTCGTTGCCAACCAAAAAGGCGGAGTGGGTAAAACCACCACTTCTATTAACCTTTCTTATGCGTTATCCTGCTTAGACCAAGAAGTTCTCTTGGTTGATTTTGACCCGCAGGGAAATGCAGGTTCCGGACTGGGAGTAGATGTTGCGGACGGAGAAAAATCTGTCTATCATCTTATTACCAAAACTGCCTCTTTTGAACAAGTAGTGCGCCAAACTTCCAGCGAAATGTTAGATGTCCTCCCGGCTTGTAAAAACTTGGCCGGTGCGGAAGTTGAACTGGTAAATGTTCGCGGGCGCGAAAACATTTTGAAAGACACTTTGGCCCCGCTGAAGGAAATGTACGATTATATTATTATTGACTGTCCGCCTTCTTTGGGCCTTTTAACCTTAAATGCTTTGATGGCGGCCGATAGCATCATTACACCTGTTCAGTGTGAGTTTTATGCCATGGACGGTTTGGCTCACTTTATGGGAACCGTTAATAAAATCAAACAATTTCTGCATCCTAAACTTAAAATGGACGGCGGTGTTCTTACTATGTATGATTCCCGCATGAATCTTTCCAAACAGGTTTTTGCGGAAGTAAGCCGCTATTTTGGTGATAAAGTATATAAAACTCCTATTCCTCGCAATATTCGCTTAGCGGAAGCCCCCAGTTTCGGCCAGGCTATTTTCGATTACGACCCTGCCTGTCGCGGTGCCAATGCATATATTCAATTAGGAATTGAGTTTTTGGTTCGCCGCGGCGCCAACCCGGAAATGTATAAAGACTTTAAGATGACGGGCGAAATGCCTGTAAATTATGATTTTGGAGGATAA
- a CDS encoding ParB/RepB/Spo0J family partition protein has protein sequence MILEDKMSRLALGKGLDALIKQTQEVVQMTTQEAAQVVETSSGAAVAKIAVNKIVPNRFQPRRVFDEEKLQELAQSIKEHGLTQPIVVVYDAGLDKYEIVVGERRFRATQLAGLTEIDAIVHKHLGDKEMCALALIENIQREDLNPIETALGYRNLMNKFYITQTDLASYCGKSKAAISNSLRLLDLEPEIQQALQEGTLSEGHGRALLMVTDPAKRDLLFKKMNGSKMSVRQAEEAARALMFPAKPSAKQTKPAEVASFENDLQSALGTKVEVKYGKNIKKGTLVIHYHSLDELNNIASRLKNKML, from the coding sequence ATGATTTTGGAGGATAAGATGTCCAGACTGGCATTAGGAAAAGGCTTAGATGCCCTTATTAAACAAACCCAAGAAGTGGTACAAATGACCACGCAAGAAGCCGCCCAAGTAGTAGAAACTTCTTCCGGAGCGGCTGTTGCTAAAATTGCCGTAAATAAAATTGTTCCCAACCGTTTTCAACCCCGTCGCGTATTTGATGAGGAAAAACTGCAAGAATTGGCGCAATCTATCAAAGAACATGGCCTTACCCAACCAATTGTGGTGGTGTATGACGCCGGATTGGATAAATACGAAATTGTGGTGGGGGAACGCCGTTTCCGTGCCACGCAATTAGCCGGTTTAACTGAAATTGATGCTATTGTCCATAAACATCTGGGCGATAAAGAAATGTGCGCGCTTGCTCTTATCGAAAATATCCAGCGCGAAGACTTAAACCCCATCGAAACGGCCCTTGGGTATCGCAACTTAATGAATAAGTTTTATATTACCCAAACAGATTTAGCCTCTTATTGCGGCAAATCTAAAGCGGCTATTTCCAATTCCTTGCGTCTGTTGGACTTGGAGCCCGAAATTCAGCAAGCCTTGCAGGAAGGGACTCTGTCCGAGGGGCATGGACGCGCACTTTTAATGGTAACAGATCCCGCCAAACGCGATCTTCTCTTTAAGAAAATGAACGGAAGCAAAATGTCCGTCCGCCAAGCGGAAGAAGCGGCCCGTGCATTGATGTTTCCGGCAAAACCCTCCGCAAAACAAACAAAACCTGCGGAAGTGGCTTCTTTTGAAAACGACTTGCAATCTGCTTTGGGTACCAAAGTGGAAGTAAAATATGGCAAGAACATCAAAAAAGGTACTTTGGTAATTCATTATCATTCTTTAGATGAATTGAATAACATTGCAAGCCGCTTAAAAAACAAAATGTTGTAA
- a CDS encoding MgtC/SapB family protein: MEEILIKVILALIFGGALGMERQYHDKPAGYATYCLICLGATLFTLLSEYMGSFGGDPGRISAQIVTGVGFIGAGSILRDGNKISGLTTAAGVWLVAAIGMAVGYGQYVWAAICAASILLVQLGVRKTVKLVEFVKHYDTIYITCEPKWEVVNKIATQIEKQHVTILKKEVSKQDNRFHVSIVATFTGHEFQNVTKELLEMPEVHSLYK; this comes from the coding sequence ATGGAAGAAATTTTAATTAAAGTAATTTTAGCGTTAATCTTCGGCGGAGCCTTGGGCATGGAAAGACAATACCACGATAAGCCTGCCGGATATGCTACGTATTGTTTAATCTGCCTGGGAGCCACTTTGTTTACACTCCTATCCGAATATATGGGCTCTTTCGGCGGCGATCCGGGCCGTATTTCCGCACAGATTGTTACGGGTGTGGGTTTTATCGGCGCGGGATCTATCCTGCGGGACGGAAATAAAATTTCCGGCTTAACAACAGCCGCCGGCGTGTGGTTGGTGGCGGCTATCGGGATGGCAGTAGGATACGGCCAATATGTATGGGCGGCTATTTGTGCGGCTTCCATTTTACTGGTGCAGTTAGGGGTTCGCAAAACCGTGAAATTGGTAGAGTTCGTAAAACACTACGACACTATTTACATCACTTGTGAACCGAAATGGGAAGTGGTCAATAAAATTGCCACACAAATTGAAAAGCAACATGTAACGATTCTTAAAAAAGAAGTTTCCAAACAAGACAACCGATTCCATGTTAGCATCGTGGCAACTTTTACCGGACATGAATTTCAAAATGTAACAAAAGAACTTTTGGAAATGCCGGAAGTCCACAGTTTGTATAAATAA
- a CDS encoding porin family protein, with product MKKLLALCALLFALPAVAQDYYGLQEYGLRKNTTRVEFYGGMNIPQDSWTYKSQQVDLGQTGWTAGIGFTRNVIPVFALGLDANYAQLGDGDKFSNGTGQSYYRTGIATALVTGRVNFFPSQATRVYIPFGVGAGHIFARKKNDDGSHVTTDGTDFAQMIGLGLEFDIDETVIFGIEGRYYLVEAADEVRTQFGKDRLHYVNVMLKLGCRF from the coding sequence ATGAAAAAATTATTAGCTTTGTGTGCTTTGCTGTTCGCCTTGCCCGCCGTAGCGCAAGATTACTACGGTTTGCAAGAATACGGCTTGCGCAAAAACACCACCCGCGTAGAATTTTACGGCGGTATGAATATCCCCCAAGATTCTTGGACTTATAAAAGCCAACAAGTGGACTTGGGCCAAACAGGCTGGACGGCCGGTATCGGTTTTACCCGCAATGTTATCCCGGTTTTTGCTTTGGGTTTGGACGCAAACTATGCCCAACTGGGAGACGGCGACAAATTTAGCAATGGCACCGGTCAATCTTACTACCGCACCGGTATTGCCACCGCTTTGGTAACGGGTCGTGTGAACTTCTTCCCGTCTCAAGCCACCCGCGTATATATTCCGTTCGGTGTTGGCGCCGGCCATATTTTTGCCCGCAAAAAAAATGATGACGGCTCCCATGTCACCACCGACGGAACCGACTTTGCGCAAATGATCGGTTTGGGGTTGGAATTTGATATCGACGAAACCGTTATCTTCGGTATTGAAGGCCGCTACTATTTGGTAGAAGCCGCCGACGAAGTAAGAACCCAATTCGGCAAAGATCGCTTGCATTATGTAAATGTGATGCTTAAACTCGGTTGCCGTTTTTAA